CATGAAATATGAGGCACAGAATGTCATCATGAATGCGAGTACCTTTACTAATGGAGATTGGGCAGTCCATCTGGAAGAACCCTCTTTGACCATGAGAGATTGTACCATCGAAGATATGACTTCGGGCCCGTTTGAGTACGAATCTCTTTGGGGTAGCGTCTACCTCGATATAGATACCAGCAATACATACGATGGGCTACCAATCTATTTCTACTTCAATGTGTCTGATGCTGTTGTTTTTGGTCATGAGACATATTGCCTGGGTGTAATCGAATCGAGCAACTTCACGGTAAGCCAATTCGAGGTGAATGGTACAGATGGTTTCTACATCTTCAATTCAGCCAACGTTACCATTGCCAATTCGACAGTATATACGGATGTAACCATTGAGGAGGGCGGTGACTATCTTTTCATCGGAACCACCTTTGACAATGTCACCATCAATTTCATTGACTCCACAGAAAATGTGACGTTCACGCTGAATGCCTTCCTTACCGATTACAGCTTCGTTGGATCTGTTTGGGTAAGCGATTTTAACCTGAACGGGACGGAATATGGCAACTACTGGTATGATTACTCCGGAACGGATGCAGATGATGATGGCATTGGTGACACTCCTTTCGATGTTACAAGTGCGGGTGAGACTGACTACTACCCACTAATGACAAATCCTCTGGAATACTCAGTTGTGATAACGATATACTCACCTCCCGATGGTGCTACTCTCCAAGGAATCGTGAGTGTGTCAGTTAATGTTGACGTTGATACAGGCTTCTACTATGAAGGTTCTACCACGGTATCCACAATAATTACGGTGGATGGTTCCGAGATAGGAACTGGCGGTGAAGGGGACATAGAATTCGATTGGAACACTACTGAACATGACGATGGTCCTTACCCCTTCAAAGTTACTGTCACTGTTAACGCTGTTGAGGACTTCATTGAAGAAATCTCAATCACGCTTGATAACACTGGACCTGTGCTTGATCCCGAAATAGAGGATGGCAAGGCCACGGATGATAGCAGTCCTCAGTGGCGGGTTGATGCTACCGACGACCTCTCCGACTTGGCTTGGATTGCGGTATATCTCGATGGTTCTGAAGTAGAAAATGAAACAGCATCTGGCCAGAGCGACTATCTTCGTTTCACCCTCACTCTGTCTGTAGAGAAAAGCTACGAACTTTGCCTTTGCTCAATGGATGTAGTTGGTAATCTAAGAAAGGTCAATTTGACCATTTACTATGACGATTCGATACCAGATTTAACTCCTGCTAGTGATATTTCATATGAGGAGGGGACCACTGGCAATACGATAACTTGGATTGTAAATGACCTAACACCAAGCCACTACAACGTTACTGTCGATGGCGAATCGTGGCTTAACGGAACCTGGGATGGTTCGAATATAGTTGTGAATGTAGATGGTCTAGATACCGGATTCAACTATGTAAACATTCGAGTGTATGATCGCGTCGGCCACTATGCATCTGATTCAGTAGAAGTTACGGTTACGACGGCAGGAGCACCAAGTATCGACCATCCCGCGGACATCGAGTACGATGAAGGTACAACTGGACATAGCATAACTTGGAGCCCATCGGATCCTAGTCCAGATGCATATGTAGTCTATCGAAATGGTTCAGAGGTTGAATCAGATGATTGGGCTGGCGGTGACATCGAAGTTGACATAGATGGGCTTGGATTAGGTGTGTATAACTTCACGTTAGTGGTCAATAATACTGGTGGCTATGCGGTTGCTGATGTTGTCTTCGTGACAGTAGTAGATGGAACTATCCCCACAATTAATACTCCTGGCGATCTCTGGTTCACCGAGGGTGACACTGGATACACCATATCTTGGGATCCTGATGATGACCATCCAGCAGGATATGAGATATTCAGGAATGGAACGTTGATGAAGTCAGGCCCATGGAATTCCACGGAAGAGAACATTACGATTTCCTTGGACGGGCTGGACGATGGAGTCTATAATTATACAGTCATTGTAGAAGACATAGGAGGCAATACAAAGGCGGATACTGTGATTGTAACGGTTGAACCAGACACTACTATTCCCGGCATCAATTCCCCTCAGGACATGACCTTTGATGAAGGAGATACAGGATTCCAGATTGTATGGGATCCATATGATGACCATCCATCGACCTACGAGGTACTCAGAAATAGTACACCTTTCATGGCAGGCAGCTGGAATTCAACATCTGAGCAAATCATAGTCTCCCTTGATGGCCTCGAAGACGGTGTTTGGAATTACACAATAACGGTCACAGATGCGGGTGACAATGTCGTAAGTGACACTGTTATGGTCACAGTGAACCCCTCAACTACAACAACTACCACCACAACGACAACCACGACCGGCACCACGGAGACAACCACATCAACCACAACCACCGGACTCCCT
This region of Candidatus Thorarchaeota archaeon genomic DNA includes:
- a CDS encoding right-handed parallel beta-helix repeat-containing protein; amino-acid sequence: EIENETMQNCIDGITLYGGYNEYVGIDNITMSGVSGSAIYLRFCNNVLLSNLTLDNFTYGIFMKYEAQNVIMNASTFTNGDWAVHLEEPSLTMRDCTIEDMTSGPFEYESLWGSVYLDIDTSNTYDGLPIYFYFNVSDAVVFGHETYCLGVIESSNFTVSQFEVNGTDGFYIFNSANVTIANSTVYTDVTIEEGGDYLFIGTTFDNVTINFIDSTENVTFTLNAFLTDYSFVGSVWVSDFNLNGTEYGNYWYDYSGTDADDDGIGDTPFDVTSAGETDYYPLMTNPLEYSVVITIYSPPDGATLQGIVSVSVNVDVDTGFYYEGSTTVSTIITVDGSEIGTGGEGDIEFDWNTTEHDDGPYPFKVTVTVNAVEDFIEEISITLDNTGPVLDPEIEDGKATDDSSPQWRVDATDDLSDLAWIAVYLDGSEVENETASGQSDYLRFTLTLSVEKSYELCLCSMDVVGNLRKVNLTIYYDDSIPDLTPASDISYEEGTTGNTITWIVNDLTPSHYNVTVDGESWLNGTWDGSNIVVNVDGLDTGFNYVNIRVYDRVGHYASDSVEVTVTTAGAPSIDHPADIEYDEGTTGHSITWSPSDPSPDAYVVYRNGSEVESDDWAGGDIEVDIDGLGLGVYNFTLVVNNTGGYAVADVVFVTVVDGTIPTINTPGDLWFTEGDTGYTISWDPDDDHPAGYEIFRNGTLMKSGPWNSTEENITISLDGLDDGVYNYTVIVEDIGGNTKADTVIVTVEPDTTIPGINSPQDMTFDEGDTGFQIVWDPYDDHPSTYEVLRNSTPFMAGSWNSTSEQIIVSLDGLEDGVWNYTITVTDAGDNVVSDTVMVTVNPSTTTTTTTTTTTTGTTETTTSTTTTGLPPAPLPVELIVAVVGGVAAIVIVIIVVMKKRK